The following proteins come from a genomic window of Cronobacter muytjensii ATCC 51329:
- a CDS encoding beta-N-acetylhexosaminidase: MKKLQISLLAGAVMGILAGSGAQASTADQISQFGLNYAITDNHAAQHGVDCAALGADWASCNKAVITLTNPGDAVTDKNWTIWFHSIRQILKVDNDQFKVTHVMGDLHKLEPTDKFTGFPANASVEIPIVNEYWQLFITDVLPRWYVTADDGAPKVIASTDTETLTGFVSPLKDQWKRTPDDKNILMTAEARFDKNSDIKTLNADSLRGQIIPTPRQVRLHGQDVALDQGVKLDIAVLDKGSQEAITARFALLGVKTGSGYPVRTAIASRAFNGKEAVSGAYQLHIGQKEAVITGYDRAGVFYGLQSLLSLIPVDGARQIAMLDAQDAPRFAYRGIHLDVGRNFHTKAAVLRLLDQMAAWKLNKFHFHLSDDEGWRIDIPGLPELTEIGAKRCHDLSEKTCLLPQLGSGPDTNNNGSGYFTRADYIEIVKYAAARQIEVIPEIDMPAHARAAVIAMEARYDRLMKAGKTNEANAYRLLDPQDTSVTTGVQYYNRTGYLNPCLDSSRRFVDKVIGEIQQMHREAGQPLTTWHFGGDEAKNIYLGSGYTDKTKPEAGKGIIDQSRQDKPWARSPVCQKMVKDGVVADVEHLSSYFGVEVSKLVKAHGIDTMQAWQDGLKDAKDASAFATSHVNVNFWDTLYWGGFDSVNDWANKGFRVVVSNPDYVYLDFPNEVNPAESGYYWGTRFSDERKIFSFAPDNLPQNAETSVDRDGNAFSAKSDKPWPGAYGLSAQLWSEVVRTDKQMEYMMYPRLLAVAERAWHRAAWEQDYQAGREYKGGETHQVDMQALQRDWTRFANLLGRRELPKLEKAGVQFRLPVPGARVKAGVLQMNISLPGVTMEYSTDGGARWQPYDAAQPPRVTGEVQVRSVSVDGKRHSRTERVQP; encoded by the coding sequence ATGAAAAAGTTACAGATCAGTCTGTTAGCCGGGGCGGTGATGGGGATTTTAGCCGGTAGCGGCGCACAGGCGTCAACGGCAGACCAAATCAGCCAGTTTGGGCTCAACTACGCGATTACCGACAACCACGCGGCACAGCATGGCGTCGACTGCGCCGCGCTTGGCGCCGACTGGGCCTCCTGCAATAAAGCGGTTATCACGCTCACCAATCCGGGTGACGCGGTGACGGATAAAAACTGGACTATCTGGTTTCACAGTATTCGCCAGATCCTCAAGGTCGATAACGATCAGTTTAAAGTGACCCACGTGATGGGCGATCTCCATAAGCTTGAGCCGACGGACAAATTCACCGGCTTCCCGGCCAATGCCTCGGTGGAGATCCCAATCGTCAATGAATACTGGCAGCTCTTTATCACCGATGTGCTGCCGCGCTGGTACGTTACGGCGGACGATGGCGCGCCGAAAGTGATCGCCAGTACCGATACCGAAACGTTAACCGGGTTCGTCAGCCCGCTGAAAGATCAGTGGAAACGCACGCCGGACGATAAAAACATCCTGATGACCGCGGAAGCGCGCTTCGATAAAAATAGCGACATCAAAACACTGAATGCCGACAGCCTGCGTGGGCAGATTATCCCGACGCCGCGCCAGGTCAGGCTGCACGGGCAGGACGTCGCTCTCGACCAGGGCGTTAAGCTTGATATAGCCGTGCTTGATAAAGGCTCGCAAGAGGCGATTACCGCGCGCTTTGCGCTGCTGGGAGTGAAAACCGGATCGGGTTATCCGGTGCGTACGGCCATCGCGAGCCGCGCGTTTAACGGCAAAGAGGCGGTGTCCGGCGCTTATCAGCTGCATATAGGACAGAAAGAGGCGGTAATTACCGGCTACGATCGCGCAGGCGTCTTTTATGGTTTGCAGTCACTGCTGTCGCTGATCCCGGTGGACGGCGCGCGCCAAATCGCGATGCTTGACGCGCAGGATGCGCCGCGTTTTGCGTATCGTGGCATTCACCTTGATGTGGGGCGCAACTTCCATACTAAAGCCGCCGTGCTGCGCCTGCTCGATCAGATGGCGGCCTGGAAGCTCAATAAATTTCACTTCCATTTAAGCGACGATGAGGGCTGGCGCATCGATATTCCGGGGCTCCCGGAGCTGACTGAAATTGGCGCGAAACGCTGCCACGATCTGAGCGAAAAAACCTGTCTGCTGCCGCAGCTCGGCTCCGGGCCGGATACCAACAACAACGGTAGCGGCTATTTCACCCGCGCCGATTATATCGAGATAGTGAAATACGCCGCGGCGCGCCAGATTGAGGTCATTCCGGAAATAGATATGCCGGCTCACGCCCGCGCGGCGGTGATTGCAATGGAGGCACGCTACGATCGGCTGATGAAAGCGGGTAAAACCAACGAGGCGAACGCGTACCGCCTGCTCGACCCGCAGGATACGTCGGTTACCACTGGCGTGCAGTATTACAACCGTACCGGCTACCTCAATCCGTGCCTCGATTCGTCACGCCGTTTCGTGGATAAAGTGATCGGCGAAATTCAGCAGATGCACCGGGAGGCCGGACAGCCGCTCACCACCTGGCATTTTGGCGGCGACGAGGCGAAAAATATTTACCTTGGCAGCGGTTATACCGATAAAACGAAACCGGAAGCCGGGAAGGGCATTATCGATCAAAGCCGCCAGGATAAGCCCTGGGCGCGCTCGCCGGTGTGTCAGAAAATGGTTAAGGACGGGGTGGTCGCGGACGTTGAGCATCTCTCCAGCTACTTTGGCGTTGAGGTCAGCAAGCTGGTGAAAGCGCACGGCATTGACACCATGCAGGCCTGGCAGGATGGCCTTAAAGATGCGAAAGACGCCAGCGCCTTTGCCACCTCACATGTCAACGTCAACTTCTGGGACACCCTCTACTGGGGCGGTTTTGACAGCGTCAACGACTGGGCCAACAAAGGCTTTCGCGTTGTGGTCTCTAACCCTGATTACGTCTATCTCGATTTCCCGAACGAAGTGAATCCGGCGGAGAGCGGCTACTACTGGGGCACGCGCTTTAGCGACGAGCGTAAAATTTTCAGTTTCGCGCCGGATAACCTGCCGCAAAACGCCGAGACGTCGGTCGATCGCGACGGCAACGCGTTCAGCGCTAAATCCGATAAACCCTGGCCTGGCGCTTATGGGCTCTCGGCACAGCTCTGGAGCGAAGTGGTGCGTACCGATAAGCAGATGGAGTACATGATGTATCCGCGTCTGCTGGCCGTAGCGGAGCGCGCCTGGCACCGTGCCGCATGGGAGCAGGATTATCAGGCGGGGCGCGAGTATAAGGGCGGCGAAACGCATCAGGTCGATATGCAGGCGCTACAACGGGACTGGACGCGTTTTGCGAACCTGCTTGGCCGTCGCGAACTGCCGAAACTTGAGAAAGCGGGCGTGCAGTTCCGTCTGCCGGTGCCGGGCGCACGCGTGAAAGCAGGGGTATTGCAGATGAACATCAGCCTGCCTGGCGTGACGATGGAGTATTCCACTGATGGCGGCGCGCGCTGGCAGCCTTATGACGCCGCGCAACCGCCGCGCGTGACGGGCGAGGTGCAGGTACGCAGCGTAAGCGTGGATGGCAAACGCCACAGCCGGACGGAGCGCGTACAGCCGTAA